The window CCTTGGCCTCATCACTTAGAAACTCGTCGACCTTGGAGGTCGTGCGGTTGAACACCGCAACCTTGTACCCGTGGTCGTTCATATTCAGCACAAGGTTCTGGCCCATCACAGCCAGTCCAATTAATCCGATATCGCAACTTGCCTCTGCCATCGCATATCTCCACAGCGGCCCCGTCAGGAGCATCGCAAACGAACGTTGAATCACTCGCCATCATTCAAATGGCGCCACTACGAGTGACTTTTCTATCACACGCCAGCGACGTTAAGATAGACGCGCCCTGCGCGCCACGCGGTCGAAAAAGAGATGCCATCGAGCCTGTGCATCGCCAAAAGAAAAGCCCCGGCAACAACCGGGGCCTTTTCACGACATACTTTCACTCCTTGCTGCAAGAAAATTCACTTCCCTTTCACAGCAATAACCTCAATCTCAACCAGCGCCCAGGGAGCCGCTAACGCTGCAACCTGAAATGCACTCCGCGCAGGCTTATTGGGTTGATCCTTCGTGCCGAAGAATTGGGTATAAGACGCCTGCAGACCAGCAAAATCCAGCTTATTCCCCTTGTCCGGATCCCCCGCTAGAAACACGGTCATCTTCACCACATCTTTCATATCCAGCCCCTGCTCTTTCAGCAAAGCCTGAATCTTGTTCAATGCGCTCAGCGACTGCGTCTTGGTGTCTCCATACACAGCAGCCGTTCCCTTCGCCTCATCCGCCGGCGTCACGGGAGAAGCAAGCTGACCACTCAGATAAAGCGTGTC is drawn from Edaphobacter lichenicola and contains these coding sequences:
- a CDS encoding RidA family protein, with amino-acid sequence MMTMKQGVMAAALMAVACAMQGQVVVKHLQPNEKSPIANGVWAGDTLYLSGQLASPVTPADEAKGTAAVYGDTKTQSLSALNKIQALLKEQGLDMKDVVKMTVFLAGDPDKGNKLDFAGLQASYTQFFGTKDQPNKPARSAFQVAALAAPWALVEIEVIAVKGK